In Halictus rubicundus isolate RS-2024b chromosome 5, iyHalRubi1_principal, whole genome shotgun sequence, one genomic interval encodes:
- the LOC143354668 gene encoding facilitated trehalose transporter Tret1, whose translation MTTRSINDNVVEIRKSNQYIGAIIASLGGFTLGVSLGWNSSAGEVFRNHLDATSAEIGLIGGILNAGAFVGALLAPFVVKWCTRTTAMFGTMPVLALGWTFICVAGQQAILLMIGRVICGVTSGVFCVLTPLYVAEVADKKIRGRLLSFFQVFINLGIMYAFLVAHVIGEQETVWKYSSICGIACFSIGLAKLLPESPFYYLSRNDEINAEKSLRWYRGNTSDIEHEVSEMKRLVRMTQPKKSCFKLIKNHRVLRSFVACLGVVLGHQLSSVNVMIFYALTLFNTIGSGELTGSEQTLLVASVQILASLVATFLVDMLGRRILLAVSTLLMGLFLILLGWFFSLRDEDPEYEEIYSWMSPAWIILFFGAFNIGLGPISWSLLGDVLPLEVRLPVAAGVVSLGWLVSLIATLTFDEMIIALGTTKAMWLSAGICWLTTLFSAIVVKDSTGKSLIEIQEEHFGQESDRAVEGT comes from the exons ATGACCACGAGATCGATCAACGACAACGTCGTCGAGATACGAAAATCGAACCAATACATCGGGGCTATCATAG CGTCCCTCGGCGGTTTCACGCTCGGCGTCTCGCTCGGATGGAATTCCAGCGCCGGCGAGGTCTTCAGGAATCACCTTGACGCCACCTCCGCCGAAATTGGACTGATCGGAGGCATCCTGAACGCGGGTGCCTTCGTCGGGGCACTGCTAGCGCCGTTCGTCGTCAAATGGTGCACGCGAACGACCGCCATGTTCGGCACGATGCCGGTCCTCGCTCTCGGCTGGACTTTCATCTGCGTCGCTGGACAACAA GCGATCCTGCTGATGATCGGTCGAGTAATCTGCGGCGTCACATCCGGCGTGTTCTGCGTCCTGACGCCGCTCTACGTGGCCGAGGTTGCCGACAAAAAGATCCGTGGACGTCTGCTGTCGTTCTTCCAAGTTTTCATCAACCTCGGCATCATGTACGCTTTCCTGGTGGCTCACGTGATCGGCGAACAGGAGACCGTGTGGAA GTACAGCTCAATTTGCGGGATCGCGTGCTTCTCGATCGGGCTCGCGAAATTGCTGCCCGAGAGTCCCTTCTACTATTTGTCGAGGAACGACGAGATCAATGCGGAGAAATCATTGAGATGGTATCGGGGCAACACCAGCGATATCGAGCACGAAGTCAGCGAGATGAAGCGACTGGTTCGCATGACTCAGCCGAAAAAG TCGTGCTTCAAGCTGATAAAAAATCACCGAGTCCTGAGGTCGTTCGTGGCTTGTCTGGGAGTGGTATTGGGTCATCAATTGAGCAGCGTGAATGTGATGATCTTCTACGCTTTGACGCTCTTCAACACCATCGGATCCGGCGAGCTAACCGGAAGCGAGCAGACGTTGCTCGTCGCCAGCGTTCAAATATTGGCGTCTCTCGTCGCCACGTTCCTCGTCGACATGCTTGGACGTCGAATTCTGCTCGCCGTGTCCACCTTGCTCATGGGATTGTTCCTGATACTGTTAG GCTGGTTCTTCAGCTTGCGGGACGAGGACCCGGAGTACGAGGAGATCTACTCGTGGATGTCGCCAGCTTGGATCATCCTTTTCTTCGGGGCGTTCAATATCGGCCTAGGACCAATCTCCTGGTCGCTATTAGGCGACGTGCTGCCGCTCGAAGTCAGGCTCCCGGTTGCAGCTGGCGTCGTCAGCCTCGGCTGGCTAGTGTCCCTGATCGCCACGTTGACTTTCGACGAGATGATCATTGCCCTCGGCACCACCAAAGCGATGTGGCTCTCCGCCGGTATATGCTGGCTCACCACCCTATTCTCCGCCATCGTGGTCAAGGACAGCACCGGCAAGAGCCTGATCGAGATCCAGGAGGAGCACTTCGGTCAAGAGTCCGACAGAGCTGTCGAGGGGACCTGA